A window from Bufo bufo chromosome 1, aBufBuf1.1, whole genome shotgun sequence encodes these proteins:
- the WEE2 gene encoding wee1-like protein kinase 2 encodes MCTVSRESGIVQKLDFSSGEEEDRISNENMEDFPNSDETDDNLTWRTHKSPYPVTPQRNERMRSPFQEASPDSDCSPPAKLYAEEECPGTPLHYSTWKKLKLCDTPYTPKSLLYKNLPSPSARVPCRGQRLLRFAAGTGADLEDPALVNINPFTPETYNRMQLNSNGKRKAEQCSTDPPLKYRERETSGLPSKKCVLRETNMVSRYRTEFLEIERIGAGEFGAVYKCVKRLDGCIYAIKRSKKPLAGSTDEQLALREVYAHAVLGHHPHVVRYYSAWAEDDHMIIQNEYCNGGSLQDLIMENMKSRQLVMEQELKEILLQVSMGLKYIHSSGLVHMDIKPSNIFICRKLTESRQEDSDGEDEIASTSILYKIGDLGHVTSITNPQVEEGDSRFLANEILQEDYSQLPKADLFALGLTITVAAGTSHLPCNDKSWHYIRKGNLPEIPQSLSPAFHDLLKALIHPDPAARPSTAALVKHPVLRRSFGKAAQLQKQLNVEKFKTAMLERELKAAKQAQNYGNDECKDLPSKSDFICKSKRRLVGGKNTRSLSFTCGGY; translated from the exons ATGTGCACAGTATCACGGGAATCTGGAATTGTGCAGAAGCTTGACTTCTCCAGTGGTGAGGAAGAGGACCGCATAAGCAATGAGAACATGGAAGATTTTCCTAATTCAGATGAGACTGATGACAACCTGACGTGGAGGACCCATAAGAGCCCCTACCCAGTCACTCCCCAGAGAAATGAGAGGATGCGCTCCCCTTTCCAGGAAGCCAGTCCTGACAGTGATTGCTCCCCTCCTGCCAAGCTCTATGCTGAGGAAGAATGTCCTGGGACCCCCCTCCATTACAGCACATggaagaaactgaaactttgcgaTACTCCATACACTCCAAAG AGTTTGCTGTACAAGAACCTCCCATCACCTAGTGCACGGGTACCCTGTAGGGGGCAGCGACTATTAAGATTTGCAGCTGGCACAGGTGCTGATCTAGAAGACCCTGCGCTGGTcaacattaaccctttcaccccAGAAACATACAATCGAATGCAGCTTAACTCAAATGGAAAGAGGAAGGCAGAACAATGCAG TACTGATCCACCATTAAAATACAGAGAGAGGGAAACTTCAGGACTTCCTTCAAAG AAGTGTGTGCTACGTGAAACAAACATGGTATCCCGCTACAGGACAGAATTCCTGGAGATTGAGAGAATCGGCGCAGGAGAGTTTGGAGCAGTTTACAAGTGTGTAAAGAGACTGGATGGCTGCATCTATGCCATAAAGCGCTCAAAGAAGCCACTAGCAGGATCCACAGATGA GCAGCTGGCATTAAGAGAAGTCTATGCCCATGCTGTACTGGGCCATCACCCACATGTTGTGCGATATTACTCTGCCTGGGCAGAAGATGACCACATGATCATACAGAATGAATACTGCAatg GTGGAAGCCTGCAGGACCTGATCATGGAAAACATGAAGAGCAGGCAGCTGGTGATGGAGCAAGAACTGAAGGAGATTCTTCTGCAAGTTTCCATGGGGCtgaagtatatacacagctcaggcCTGGTGCACATGGACATCAAACCAA GTAATATCTTCATCTGTCGGAAGCTGACTGAATCGAGACAGGAGGACAGTGATGGAGAGGATGAGATTGCCTCCACCAGCATCCTGTATAAGATTG GTGACCTTGGTCATGTCACTTCTATCACAAACCCACAAGTGGAGGAAGGAGACAGCAGGTTCCTAGCCAATGAGATCCTGCAGGAG GATTACAGCCAACTACCTAAGGCTGACCTCTTTGCTCTTGGCCTCACGATCACTGTGGCAGCTGGCACCAGTCATCTTCCGTGCAATGATAAGAGTTGGCACTATATCAGAAAAGGCAACCTGCCAGAGATTCCCCAGTCACTCTCTCCTGCTTTTCATGACCTGCTTAAG GCGTTGATTCATCCAGATCCTGCAGCCAGACCCTCGACAGCAGCCCTGGTTAAGCATCCCGTCCTGAGAAGATCTTTTGGAAAAGCAGCCCAGCTCCAGAAACAGCTTAATGTAGAAAAATTTAAGACTGCCATGCTGGAGAG GGAACTTAAAGCTGCGAAACAGGCCCAAAATTATGGAAATGATGAGTGCAAGGATCTTCCTTCAAAGTCTGACTTCATCTGCAAAAGCAAGAGGAGACTAGTGGGGGGGAAAAACACCCGGTCATTAAGTTTTACCTGTGGTGGCtattaa